A genomic window from Bdellovibrio sp. SKB1291214 includes:
- a CDS encoding chemotaxis protein CheB → MNSHYLFPGKYAAFKEETVISTLLGSCVAVAIYDPTTKIGGLNHYLLPDAQPNERQNSRYGNHAIQMLVDDCLRLGANRSQLQAKVYGGGNVISVSSLGDAIGKRNIELAEKMLFEMGIPVVDKNVGGESARTIKFNTGTGTILHNTTKEGSAEAPVDVSGFKRLAVAKAVKVLVVDDSATVRTLFSNIFNKSGLEVVGAAADAYQARDLIVNKKPDVMTLDIEMPKMSGVMFLEKIMKHHPIPVVMVSSLANTGEAALKSLDLGAVEFVHKPSQFDPQVLKELAETLVTKVRAAASVNVIKQIKDAPATEARVSTPTSTVRRAAELKVVVVGGNAGSADSLERFVSTLAADTPPVVVSCSTVANFVTAYISKLNGKSKVTPVVGKDGDFLRMGHVYFIPSEFHGKIVTGPQGPVLRLEKGAPVASQIPSSNVLFQSAANSFGKGVFAVLLGGFGTDGVNGLTEVQKLGGASVVQNPDEAQFPYGPQKAIELGVADEVLKADALAGYLMQYRNQNLY, encoded by the coding sequence ATGAATTCACATTATCTATTTCCGGGTAAGTACGCGGCGTTCAAAGAAGAGACTGTTATTTCAACTCTTCTGGGGTCCTGCGTGGCCGTGGCGATCTATGATCCCACGACTAAGATTGGTGGTTTAAATCACTATCTGTTACCTGATGCTCAACCTAACGAAAGACAAAACTCTCGTTATGGAAATCACGCGATACAAATGTTGGTTGATGATTGTTTAAGGCTGGGTGCCAATCGCTCGCAGCTGCAAGCAAAGGTTTATGGTGGGGGTAACGTTATCAGTGTGTCTTCGTTAGGGGATGCAATTGGTAAACGTAACATTGAACTTGCTGAAAAGATGCTTTTTGAAATGGGCATCCCTGTGGTTGATAAAAATGTGGGTGGTGAATCTGCCCGCACCATTAAGTTCAACACGGGCACCGGAACCATCCTTCACAATACAACGAAGGAAGGCTCTGCAGAGGCACCCGTCGACGTTTCTGGATTTAAACGTTTAGCTGTTGCGAAAGCTGTGAAAGTCCTTGTTGTGGATGACTCTGCAACAGTTCGTACTTTGTTTTCAAATATCTTTAATAAAAGTGGTTTGGAAGTGGTTGGCGCGGCTGCGGATGCTTACCAAGCCCGCGATTTGATCGTAAATAAAAAACCTGATGTGATGACTTTGGATATCGAGATGCCGAAGATGTCAGGTGTAATGTTCCTTGAAAAAATCATGAAGCATCACCCAATCCCGGTGGTGATGGTTTCTTCGCTGGCAAATACCGGAGAAGCTGCTTTGAAATCTTTGGATTTAGGGGCCGTTGAATTCGTTCACAAGCCTTCGCAATTTGATCCTCAGGTATTGAAAGAGTTGGCAGAAACATTAGTTACAAAAGTTCGTGCTGCTGCATCTGTGAATGTGATTAAACAAATTAAAGACGCACCAGCTACCGAAGCGCGCGTGTCTACGCCGACTTCAACAGTTCGTCGTGCGGCAGAACTGAAAGTCGTCGTTGTCGGCGGCAATGCCGGCAGCGCCGATTCATTAGAAAGATTTGTATCGACATTAGCAGCGGATACACCACCCGTGGTTGTGTCTTGCAGTACGGTCGCAAACTTTGTTACAGCATATATTTCCAAGCTTAATGGCAAGTCCAAGGTCACTCCAGTTGTGGGTAAGGACGGGGATTTCCTGAGAATGGGGCACGTGTACTTCATTCCTTCAGAATTCCATGGAAAAATCGTCACGGGTCCTCAGGGACCTGTTCTTAGACTGGAAAAGGGGGCGCCTGTGGCATCCCAAATTCCCTCCAGCAACGTCCTCTTTCAATCAGCTGCTAATTCGTTTGGAAAAGGGGTATTTGCAGTTTTACTGGGAGGATTTGGCACAGACGGGGTAAACGGTTTGACCGAAGTACAAAAACTAGGTGGCGCCAGTGTTGTGCAGAATCCGGATGAAGCTCAATTCCCTTACGGTCCGCAAAAAGCCATTGAACTGGGTGTGGCGGATGAGGTCCTTAAAGCTGATGCCTTAGCGGGATATCTCATGCAGTATCGAAATCAAAATCTATACTAG
- a CDS encoding di-heme oxidoredictase family protein, whose translation MNKSTLLLAIQLFFSGAAMAGPAIEMDYVNAVMSGGDTTVIFKRESIQAFRNPAANLSEEEIRRHMAGDALFERNFSDEASRFDHGLGPVYNNTNCNACHAKDGRGALPVLPIGQEKVLLRQNEAVFLRISIEDGIKKTKTAENHWGAPVPVPGFSDQLFHLGSYGVREDIEGAGQAQVWMSFEKSTFTYPDGSTVELRKPIFTVTAPYDEYFDSVTGKTRSRLYEKDVKMGPRMGTPMIGLGLLEAIKESDIRALAARDLSAEGIHGQVNMVFDIEKSMAGDPYPVSMGRFGLKNNTPSVFHQSLGALRGDIGVTNYAFPDESISGTALYDKFMATRPPLPEPQASKEVADDLVFYSRTLAVPSRRNVDNPVVIRGANLFHQTSCTSCHHPSFTTGNHEISAFANQKIYPFTDMLLHDMGPGLADGRQDFDATGNQWKTRPLWGMGQTQTINPRAGFLHDGRARNLEEAILWHGGEAEYSKTKFTQLPKDDRIALIQFIRSL comes from the coding sequence ATGAATAAATCGACTCTTCTTTTGGCTATTCAATTGTTTTTTAGTGGAGCTGCAATGGCGGGTCCTGCCATCGAGATGGACTACGTAAATGCAGTTATGTCGGGTGGTGATACGACAGTTATTTTCAAAAGAGAGTCGATTCAGGCATTCCGCAATCCTGCGGCAAATTTATCTGAAGAAGAAATTCGCCGTCACATGGCGGGCGACGCTCTTTTTGAGAGAAATTTTTCCGACGAAGCATCTCGCTTCGATCACGGTTTGGGTCCGGTTTACAACAACACAAATTGCAATGCGTGCCACGCCAAAGACGGCCGCGGCGCTTTACCCGTTCTTCCGATTGGCCAAGAGAAAGTTTTACTTCGCCAAAACGAAGCGGTCTTTCTGCGCATTAGCATTGAAGATGGCATCAAAAAAACTAAGACAGCTGAAAATCACTGGGGTGCACCAGTTCCAGTCCCTGGTTTTTCAGATCAGCTATTTCATTTAGGATCTTATGGCGTTCGTGAAGACATCGAAGGTGCTGGCCAAGCGCAAGTTTGGATGAGCTTTGAAAAGTCCACATTCACCTATCCAGATGGCAGCACGGTTGAGCTTCGCAAACCCATCTTTACAGTGACGGCGCCTTACGATGAATATTTTGATTCGGTGACTGGTAAAACACGCAGCCGTCTTTACGAAAAAGATGTCAAAATGGGCCCCCGTATGGGAACTCCAATGATAGGTTTAGGTTTGCTAGAGGCGATCAAAGAATCAGATATCCGTGCACTTGCCGCACGTGATTTGTCTGCTGAAGGGATTCACGGTCAGGTGAACATGGTCTTCGATATCGAAAAATCAATGGCCGGCGATCCATATCCTGTTTCAATGGGACGCTTTGGGTTGAAAAATAATACGCCTTCAGTTTTTCATCAATCTCTAGGCGCTTTGCGCGGTGACATCGGTGTGACTAACTACGCTTTCCCAGACGAAAGCATTTCCGGCACAGCATTGTACGATAAGTTCATGGCGACTCGTCCACCGCTTCCAGAACCGCAAGCTTCAAAAGAAGTTGCCGATGATTTGGTTTTCTATTCTCGCACGTTGGCGGTGCCTTCTCGTCGTAATGTGGATAATCCTGTTGTTATCCGTGGCGCAAATTTATTTCATCAAACAAGCTGTACCAGCTGTCATCACCCCAGTTTCACGACGGGGAATCACGAGATTTCTGCTTTCGCGAACCAAAAAATCTATCCATTCACGGATATGCTTTTACATGACATGGGCCCGGGTTTAGCGGATGGCCGCCAAGACTTCGATGCGACAGGGAATCAGTGGAAGACTCGTCCTTTGTGGGGTATGGGCCAAACGCAAACAATCAATCCACGTGCGGGCTTCCTTCATGACGGCCGCGCAAGAAATCTTGAAGAGGCAATTTTGTGGCATGGTGGAGAGGCGGAGTATTCTAAAACTAAATTTACTCAACTTCCCAAAGACGACCGTATCGCTTTGATTCAATTCATCCGTTCTTTATAA
- a CDS encoding imelysin family protein — protein MKALKLMTAALALVIGGKASAASNQEIITHVSYNVITATYTELAQATVAMKQAIDIFVQNPNEATLAQAQNAWRGARMPWEASEAFLFGPVDSLGIDPMLDTWPLNRLDLDAVLASGRTITPEMIRSLGTNLQGFHTIEYLLFGDGIHSNTKPVSAFTAKQFEYLQSTAQVEMEHAAALANAWTTNWNPEDASAPGYASILATPGWNNQFYTSEAAVLEELVKGMIAIADEVANGKIADPLGGDIGSANMALVESPFSWNSLNDFTFNVRSIYSVYTGTYRTSQGPGVKALVERHNPQLAQQIEQHILGCMQLIQAIRPAGGGDFGQAIFTPDGRQRAQQAIQSLNQLQTVLEQQVLPLVDK, from the coding sequence ATGAAGGCTCTTAAGTTAATGACAGCTGCTCTTGCGCTGGTAATCGGCGGTAAGGCTTCGGCAGCTTCGAATCAAGAAATCATCACGCACGTTTCTTACAACGTGATCACAGCGACCTACACAGAGCTTGCACAGGCAACCGTGGCGATGAAACAAGCTATCGACATCTTTGTTCAAAACCCGAACGAAGCAACTTTGGCACAGGCCCAAAATGCATGGCGCGGGGCTCGTATGCCGTGGGAAGCTTCTGAAGCTTTTTTATTCGGTCCGGTGGACTCTTTGGGTATTGATCCAATGCTTGATACTTGGCCTTTGAACAGATTGGATCTTGACGCCGTTTTAGCGTCTGGCAGAACAATCACGCCGGAAATGATTCGTTCATTAGGTACAAACCTTCAAGGTTTTCACACAATTGAGTATCTATTGTTTGGCGATGGTATTCACTCGAACACAAAACCTGTGTCTGCTTTCACTGCAAAACAATTTGAATATCTTCAATCGACTGCACAAGTTGAAATGGAACATGCAGCGGCTTTGGCAAATGCATGGACGACAAACTGGAATCCGGAAGACGCCTCCGCTCCAGGTTACGCTTCTATTTTGGCGACACCAGGTTGGAACAATCAGTTCTACACTTCTGAAGCGGCGGTTTTGGAAGAGTTGGTTAAAGGCATGATCGCCATCGCTGACGAAGTAGCGAACGGTAAAATCGCAGATCCATTGGGTGGCGATATCGGTTCTGCAAATATGGCGTTGGTGGAATCTCCATTCTCATGGAACTCTTTGAACGACTTTACATTCAACGTTCGTTCTATCTATTCCGTTTATACGGGTACTTACAGAACTTCTCAAGGTCCTGGCGTAAAAGCATTGGTGGAGCGTCACAATCCACAATTGGCTCAACAGATTGAACAACACATTTTGGGTTGCATGCAGTTGATCCAAGCTATCCGTCCAGCGGGTGGTGGTGACTTCGGTCAAGCGATCTTCACTCCAGATGGTCGTCAACGCGCTCAACAAGCGATCCAATCATTGAATCAACTTCAGACGGTTCTAGAGCAACAAGTTCTTCCATTGGTGGATAAATAG
- a CDS encoding chemotaxis protein CheA produces the protein MSDDQNDAYEMPDLSGLIDFEQIEEVARVFFEESKEILDGLDSLIMRLEDSPNDIEHINVLFRKVHTIKGSVGSVPGGQLLASLSHEFEALLNRIKRESQTVTKECIDLFLLSSRLMKQLAEALREKRDMYPEELSEVIETITRYNGFQFSGVAPKKIKKAIPKTAATSADEDGVWMSTKQLNEMLRLSGELLVLKNFFSMMNQTVNFRSQPELFERRQSDFSQNLNKITDQFQSQLQVIRKEKAEDAFQSIPVLVRQTATELNKTVQLEMLGLDFLIDKSLAKDISESLVHLVRNSIDHGIEDQFERAVAGKPSIGQLTIEMSDRNGAVHVVMKDDGKGLDRERILQRALSNDLIQADQVDSISDEEIYKCIFEAGFSTKDKITTVSGRGVGMDVVSTLVEKYGGHISISTEPNMGTTFTLVYPAVSHILVETAMVASWNDFQVAVPLTSVAHITSCESLQLTYVEHSRYCQFHNLTVPLLTYQEIREGHLIVSEADIAKHTAIFIRIKNSVLALLVDRVEAQTDLVVKHFGGIIREQKGFKGFSILADEKVTYIIDPEQIMAMLSHAVSVEVAA, from the coding sequence ATGAGTGACGATCAAAACGACGCATATGAAATGCCGGATTTATCTGGCCTAATAGATTTTGAGCAAATCGAAGAAGTTGCTCGAGTCTTTTTTGAGGAGTCCAAAGAAATTTTGGATGGTCTCGATTCGTTGATCATGCGTCTTGAAGATTCACCCAATGACATCGAACACATTAACGTTTTGTTCCGTAAAGTTCATACGATTAAAGGCAGCGTAGGCTCAGTGCCAGGTGGTCAGTTGCTGGCGTCACTATCTCATGAGTTCGAAGCACTGTTAAATCGGATCAAACGAGAATCACAAACGGTCACTAAAGAGTGCATCGATTTATTCTTATTAAGTTCGCGTTTGATGAAGCAGTTGGCCGAAGCCCTGCGCGAAAAGCGGGATATGTATCCCGAAGAACTCAGCGAGGTGATTGAAACAATCACACGCTATAACGGTTTTCAGTTCTCGGGCGTGGCGCCAAAAAAGATTAAGAAAGCAATTCCCAAGACTGCCGCAACTTCAGCTGATGAAGACGGTGTGTGGATGTCGACCAAGCAGCTTAATGAAATGCTTCGTCTAAGCGGGGAGCTTTTAGTTTTAAAAAACTTCTTTTCAATGATGAACCAAACCGTGAACTTCAGGTCACAGCCTGAGTTATTTGAACGCCGCCAGTCTGATTTTTCTCAAAATTTGAATAAGATTACTGATCAGTTCCAGTCTCAGCTGCAGGTGATTCGTAAAGAAAAAGCAGAAGATGCTTTCCAAAGCATCCCAGTATTGGTTCGGCAGACGGCAACAGAGCTTAATAAAACCGTACAGCTGGAAATGCTGGGGCTTGATTTCCTAATTGATAAATCCTTGGCCAAAGATATTTCAGAATCACTTGTGCATTTGGTGCGTAACTCGATAGACCACGGTATCGAAGATCAGTTCGAGCGCGCTGTCGCTGGCAAGCCATCGATTGGACAGCTAACGATCGAGATGAGTGACAGAAATGGTGCCGTGCATGTCGTGATGAAAGACGATGGTAAGGGGCTTGATCGCGAAAGAATTCTGCAAAGAGCTTTATCCAATGATTTGATTCAGGCGGATCAAGTTGACTCTATTTCCGACGAAGAAATTTATAAATGTATTTTTGAAGCGGGCTTTTCAACTAAAGATAAAATCACGACCGTCTCTGGCCGTGGTGTAGGTATGGATGTTGTATCCACGTTGGTTGAAAAGTACGGCGGACACATCTCGATTTCGACTGAGCCAAATATGGGGACGACGTTTACATTGGTCTACCCTGCGGTGTCTCATATCTTAGTGGAAACAGCCATGGTTGCAAGCTGGAACGATTTTCAGGTAGCCGTGCCGTTGACATCAGTTGCTCACATTACTTCATGTGAAAGTCTGCAACTGACCTATGTTGAACATTCCCGCTATTGCCAGTTCCATAATTTGACTGTACCTCTGCTGACATATCAGGAAATTCGCGAAGGTCATTTGATTGTCAGCGAGGCGGATATTGCAAAGCACACGGCAATTTTTATTAGAATTAAAAACTCGGTTCTGGCTTTATTAGTCGATCGTGTTGAAGCGCAGACGGACCTTGTCGTGAAACACTTTGGTGGAATTATCCGCGAGCAAAAAGGCTTTAAAGGGTTCTCGATTCTAGCCGACGAAAAAGTAACTTATATCATTGATCCAGAGCAAATCATGGCGATGTTAAGCCACGCGGTCTCTGTGGAGGTTGCAGCATGA
- a CDS encoding chemotaxis protein CheW, whose amino-acid sequence MSDFFGDDFTGELKKYYLDATIKEVESFIDLIDESTLNKITVEIREKAESWVVDAKSNEFNSLESWLTDFNAKIDSLDSAEQMIKALSLLQKYLSALLVDGKDSVELGLQFPLVAQSTKEALFLHCKTGAQEFVVPVQNVIEISGVLPLFPLPDLRPGLAGVIPFRGEAIPVVDLKSYGFMTSQTQKYYYIICEHEGTRFSLQVTETDELLSLKDKDMQNLSDHPTMLSVPFIKQFFVKDEHSVMVLDIEKLVAA is encoded by the coding sequence ATGAGTGACTTCTTTGGCGACGATTTTACAGGGGAACTGAAAAAGTACTACTTGGATGCAACTATTAAAGAGGTTGAATCCTTTATCGATCTAATTGATGAAAGCACGCTGAATAAAATCACGGTCGAAATCCGCGAAAAGGCAGAGTCGTGGGTAGTTGATGCGAAATCAAATGAGTTTAACTCCCTGGAATCTTGGTTAACTGATTTCAACGCCAAGATTGATTCCTTAGATTCCGCAGAACAGATGATAAAGGCCTTAAGCCTGTTACAAAAGTATCTTTCAGCTTTACTGGTCGACGGCAAAGACAGCGTAGAGCTTGGATTGCAGTTTCCACTGGTCGCACAAAGCACTAAAGAAGCTCTGTTTCTTCATTGCAAAACGGGTGCTCAAGAATTTGTGGTGCCGGTACAAAATGTGATCGAAATTAGCGGAGTGCTTCCCTTATTTCCGTTACCTGATTTAAGGCCAGGTCTGGCAGGAGTTATCCCATTCAGAGGCGAGGCAATTCCGGTGGTTGACTTAAAATCGTACGGATTTATGACGTCTCAAACGCAAAAATATTATTATATCATTTGCGAACATGAGGGGACGCGCTTTTCATTACAAGTTACAGAGACTGATGAACTTTTAAGTCTTAAAGACAAAGATATGCAAAACTTAAGTGATCATCCCACAATGCTTTCAGTGCCTTTTATTAAGCAGTTCTTCGTTAAAGACGAGCACAGTGTGATGGTGTTAGACATTGAAAAACTGGTGGCGGCATGA